GGCCTCCCCGTGGCGATCACCTTTTGCCCGTTGTGCAACACTGCCATCGCCTTCGACCGCCGGGTGCAGGACCGGACCCTCAGTTTCGGAACCACGGGAAAGCTGCGGTTCTCGGACCTGGTGATGTATGATCGACAGACCGAATCGTGGTGGCAGCAGGCGACGGGCCAGGCGATCGTCGGCGCGCTGACCGGCACTCAGCTTACCCCCCTCCCCGCCCAGACGATCTCTTGGGGAACGTTCAAGGAAGCCTTTCCGGACGGCAAGGTTCTCTCCCGCCACACCGGCTACAATCGGGCGTACGGCCAAAACCCGTACGTCGGCTACGACGACGTCAACTCCTCGCCATTTCTCTATCGGGGGCCGAACGATCCGCGCCTGCGCCCGGTGGAGCGCGTCGTGACCGTTTCGCTTGGGGGGGAGGACGTCGCATATCCATTTTCCGCGCTGGAGAAAATCCGGGTCGCAAACGACACGGTGGGCGGGAACAAGATCGTCGTCATCTTCGAGAAGGGGGTCACGTCTGCACTCGACCGGAGCAGTATCCCAGAATCGCGCGATATCGGCACCGCCGGTGTGTTCGAGCGCGCCGCTGGCGGGAAGGTCCTGACGTTTGCGGTGGCCGGAGGCCGGATCACCGACGCGCAGAGCGGAAGCGTGTGGACGATCCTCGGCGCCGCGATCAGCGGCCCCTTGGCCGGCACCCACCTTGTCCCGGTTGTCCACGGCCAGCATTTCTGGTTCGCGTGGGCGGTGTTCCGGCCGAAGACGAGAGTCTACGCGCCTTAATTTCCCCGGCGAGTTCACAGCCAATCGATCCGATTGTAAGCTGGGCCACAATTTCCAAATCGAGCAGTGACCCAATCTTTACGGATTCCTTATGCGCGGTTAACACCGCGGTGGCACCCTAGACGCGAACGCAGACGTTGCAAGCAGAAAAGGAGGGACACGCCATGCGCACATTGCTCGCCCTCATGGTCCTCGGGGTACCACTCGCGTTCTTTGGAACTGCTGCCTTTGCCGCGGGAGGCGACGATAACCGGCCCGATTACCGGGGTCCCAACCAGTATGCGCCGCCGGTCGTGCAGGTTGGACCGACGACCATCGGCACAATCGCAGGAGCCGGCCTCACCCCGACGGCGTGGTTTCAACACGTACGGGATGAAAGGGGTGACGGTAGAAACCGGTAAGACCCCCGTTCACGGGGCTCTCTGCTGGGGGAGGGAGTCGGCTACCCTCCCCCGAGATCGACCACTGAACGGGTGGCAAAAAGCCATTGAGCAAATAAGGAATCTTCAAGATCAAGTGAGCCCGGATGCCTGCACGCGTCGCCGTCGGGGCGATGGGCAGGAGCCCCCTTGCTGCCGCTTCGGGTCGGGAACACGGCGACATCTTCAATGGACTGTACGCTTCCTTACTTTTCTCCACAGGACACGACGAGTACGGTAGGTGCGGTGCGCTCCAGACATGCTCGATAGGTGGGGCGACCCCTGGGAGAGAACTGCGAGTTGCAGACGTCATCCGCAGAGGTTCGGGCTCATTATCGTTGGCTTGGCCGAAATGCTCGGGGTATTCACTCGTCCCGCGCTCGCCCTCGGGGCCTTTGGGAGCCTCAACATCTTCTTCATGGGCGGACGAGCGGGCAACCTTCATTTCGATCTGAACTCGCTGATGCTCGTCTTCCAGGTTGCTGCATTGGCCATGGGTGCGGGGCAGACCTATGCGATCGACGCCTGGATGCGCAACCGCGCTCAGCCGCGGGAGCTCACCGCGACCTAAGTCACAAACCGCGTTCCTCGTGGTGCGGCATGACGATGAGAGCGCGATGGAGGAGGTCACCCGTGAGCGAGCCGTACAATTACGAGCATTTCCCGCAGGATCTCGACGGGGCGTTGTTTACGGCGTTCCAGAGCGGGCTGCGGGTGGGCGCACCCGCGCCGGACGGCGAGGGGACCCGGCTCGAGGACGGGGCGCGCATCCGCCTTTCAGAGTACTGGCGCGGATCGCCCGTGGTCATCGAGTTCGGCTCCATCACCTGACCGTACTGCGGGCTGGCGGCGCCAGCCCTGGAGTCCTTGGCGAAGAAGTACCGCCCCGAGGAGTTCCGCTTCGTGTTCGTCTATGTTCGAGAAGCACACCCGGGCGAACGTCTCCCGCACCACACATCGATCGATCAAAAGCTGCAACACGCCAGACGGTTCCGCGACCGGTGGTTGGTGCGCCGGCCGATCCTGGTCGATGATCTCGATGGGCCCCTGCACCAGGCGTACGGCACGCTGCCAAACATGACGTACATT
This is a stretch of genomic DNA from bacterium. It encodes these proteins:
- a CDS encoding DUF3179 domain-containing protein, yielding MSQHRMLWLFAAGAFLIELLGPPVLAAPAPERPPFDTSEWKTDFGRHSVALSEIMSGGPPKDGIRAVDTPEFVSVSAADGWLKLREPVILFVRGDDVRAYPVQILIWHEIVNDTVGGLPVAITFCPLCNTAIAFDRRVQDRTLSFGTTGKLRFSDLVMYDRQTESWWQQATGQAIVGALTGTQLTPLPAQTISWGTFKEAFPDGKVLSRHTGYNRAYGQNPYVGYDDVNSSPFLYRGPNDPRLRPVERVVTVSLGGEDVAYPFSALEKIRVANDTVGGNKIVVIFEKGVTSALDRSSIPESRDIGTAGVFERAAGGKVLTFAVAGGRITDAQSGSVWTILGAAISGPLAGTHLVPVVHGQHFWFAWAVFRPKTRVYAP
- a CDS encoding TlpA disulfide reductase family protein, translated to MSEPYNYEHFPQDLDGALFTAFQSGLRVGAPAPDGEGTRLEDGARIRLSEYWRGSPVVIEFGSITUPYCGLAAPALESLAKKYRPEEFRFVFVYVREAHPGERLPHHTSIDQKLQHARRFRDRWLVRRPILVDDLDGPLHQAYGTLPNMTYIVSAAGRVAYRADWTDAHSIEWVLEYLKHESVEKATTRRVAPFYAELAGHRSAMDYPRAFIEGLARGGGVRAVEEFISAVEKRRGRAEADPMRRVWSQIREEVSARPSDP